The following coding sequences are from one Roseburia hominis A2-183 window:
- a CDS encoding zinc ribbon domain-containing protein: MIVCNNCGASYEDDEPRCPYCGGDNFGRSVQMHEDAVNELKREKRQWEEKPQRMAKTGMSLTAKILIVVIVAGLLLSAAAFIGIRIHAAASGSREQAMQEKLEKMYQQQDYSGICTYLEKHNELYDQAFRKYRLVEKLEDYTANYVITPDGQYLEQLIREGRAEELDDVKYITDALCICQESEDADYKYEEQEAVTYYREYCYTYLEEHYALTKEEIREVMTGYDPADEANQSNLERMMQERAFSHLTE, from the coding sequence ATGATCGTATGTAATAACTGCGGTGCGTCTTATGAAGATGACGAGCCGCGTTGTCCATATTGCGGTGGCGATAATTTTGGAAGGTCCGTACAGATGCATGAGGATGCCGTCAATGAGCTGAAACGCGAGAAACGGCAGTGGGAGGAGAAGCCGCAGCGGATGGCGAAGACCGGGATGTCCCTGACCGCGAAGATTTTGATTGTTGTGATCGTGGCAGGGCTTTTGCTCAGTGCTGCGGCGTTTATTGGCATACGCATTCACGCGGCTGCTTCCGGCAGCAGGGAGCAGGCAATGCAGGAAAAACTGGAGAAGATGTATCAGCAGCAGGACTACAGTGGAATCTGCACGTATCTGGAAAAGCATAATGAACTATATGATCAGGCTTTTCGCAAATACCGGCTGGTGGAGAAGCTCGAAGACTATACCGCGAATTACGTCATAACCCCGGACGGGCAGTATCTGGAACAGCTTATCCGGGAGGGAAGAGCGGAAGAGCTGGATGATGTGAAGTATATCACGGATGCTCTTTGCATCTGTCAGGAGAGCGAAGATGCTGATTACAAGTACGAAGAGCAGGAAGCGGTCACTTATTACCGGGAATATTGTTATACTTATTTAGAGGAGCATTATGCGCTGACAAAGGAAGAGATCCGGGAAGTGATGACAGGATATGATCCTGCAGATGAAGCGAATCAGAGCAATCTGGAGCGGATGATGCAGGAGCGGGCATTTTCCCATCTTACGGAATAA
- a CDS encoding zinc ribbon domain-containing protein: MICKKCGYDYPAKELKCPYCGEPNPLGEKWRNEENLARKETLLAKAKIIHSMPLYVADKVMNVILLVVVAVTAITILVLAIGVGLENIHITCQRNRASVQEAEELLAAEDYTGLYDYLHSYEVYGQEEFEKYTERVRLYDDDQAFMRDLFRIQEVLDWPTGQQMRPNWVKYVLLDGKDILEMETDFSYRGLEYEENKEYYDDMKQDVAAALLGTLEMTEEELADLMGMERDSEEMDELIRRIFERKGWDYEED; the protein is encoded by the coding sequence ATGATATGTAAAAAATGCGGATATGATTATCCGGCGAAAGAACTGAAATGTCCCTACTGCGGGGAGCCAAACCCGCTTGGAGAAAAGTGGAGAAACGAGGAAAATCTGGCGAGAAAGGAGACACTGCTCGCCAAAGCAAAGATCATCCATTCCATGCCGCTGTATGTGGCGGATAAAGTGATGAATGTAATTCTGCTGGTTGTTGTGGCAGTGACAGCGATTACGATTCTGGTGCTCGCGATTGGAGTTGGTCTGGAGAACATTCACATTACCTGCCAGCGGAATCGGGCGTCTGTACAGGAGGCGGAAGAACTGCTTGCGGCAGAGGATTATACCGGACTTTACGATTATCTGCATTCCTATGAGGTGTATGGGCAGGAGGAATTTGAAAAATATACGGAGCGCGTCCGGCTGTATGACGACGATCAGGCATTTATGAGAGATCTGTTCCGCATCCAGGAGGTGTTAGACTGGCCCACCGGGCAGCAGATGCGTCCAAACTGGGTGAAATATGTGCTTCTGGACGGGAAGGATATTCTCGAAATGGAGACAGATTTTTCCTACCGCGGGCTGGAGTATGAAGAAAACAAGGAATACTATGATGACATGAAACAGGACGTGGCAGCGGCACTGCTTGGTACTCTGGAAATGACGGAGGAGGAACTGGCGGATCTGATGGGGATGGAGCGCGACTCGGAGGAGATGGACGAACTGATACGCCGGATCTTTGAGAGAAAGGGCTGGGATTATGAGGAAGATTAA
- a CDS encoding flavodoxin, producing MDKIYVVYWSQSGNTQAMAEAVGAGITAAGKEAAVVDVSSVSTDELKNAKAFALGCPAMGAEVLEEGEMEPFVTEVEGFAAGKTIGLFGSYGWGDGQWMRDWVDRMSSAGANVLNGEGVICKEAPDDEAVAACTDLGKQLATV from the coding sequence TTGGATAAGATTTATGTAGTATACTGGTCACAGTCAGGAAATACACAGGCGATGGCAGAGGCAGTCGGTGCCGGAATCACTGCAGCAGGTAAGGAAGCCGCAGTGGTGGACGTAAGCAGCGTCTCTACAGATGAATTAAAGAATGCAAAGGCATTTGCACTCGGATGCCCGGCAATGGGGGCTGAGGTTCTTGAGGAGGGCGAGATGGAGCCTTTCGTAACCGAGGTGGAAGGATTTGCGGCAGGCAAGACCATCGGTCTGTTCGGTTCCTATGGCTGGGGAGACGGGCAGTGGATGCGTGACTGGGTAGACCGCATGTCATCCGCAGGTGCGAATGTATTAAACGGCGAAGGCGTGATCTGTAAGGAGGCACCGGACGATGAGGCTGTGGCTGCCTGCACTGATCTCGGTAAGCAGCTTGCGACGGTGTAG
- a CDS encoding DUF2325 domain-containing protein produces MSVVIVGGHDRMVCQYKKICKEHNCKAKVFTQMPAKLGNQIGSPDLIILFTNTVSHKMVRCAVAEAERCNADVVRSHTSSGSALTEILERVCG; encoded by the coding sequence ATGAGCGTTGTGATTGTAGGTGGACATGACCGCATGGTCTGCCAGTACAAAAAGATCTGTAAGGAACATAACTGTAAAGCGAAGGTATTTACACAGATGCCGGCAAAGCTCGGGAACCAGATCGGATCACCGGATCTGATCATTCTCTTCACCAACACCGTATCACATAAGATGGTACGGTGTGCGGTGGCAGAGGCGGAGCGCTGCAATGCGGATGTGGTGAGAAGCCATACCAGCAGCGGAAGTGCACTTACAGAGATTCTGGAGAGGGTTTGCGGATAA
- a CDS encoding metal-sensing transcriptional repressor, which produces MAEEKECCCSHKTKERSEKEYKDMIHRLNRIEGQIRGIKGMVERDAYCTDILVQVAAVNAALNSFNKVLLANHIKTCVTNDIREGREETVDELVTVLQKLMK; this is translated from the coding sequence ATGGCAGAGGAAAAGGAATGCTGCTGTTCCCATAAGACAAAGGAACGGTCAGAGAAAGAATATAAGGATATGATTCACCGCTTGAACCGCATCGAGGGACAGATTCGCGGAATTAAGGGAATGGTGGAGCGGGATGCCTACTGTACGGATATTCTGGTACAGGTGGCAGCTGTGAATGCAGCGCTCAACAGCTTTAACAAGGTACTTCTCGCCAATCATATCAAGACCTGCGTGACGAATGATATCCGCGAGGGCAGGGAGGAGACCGTCGACGAACTGGTGACGGTGCTCCAGAAATTGATGAAATAG
- a CDS encoding heavy metal translocating P-type ATPase, with the protein MKQYTVTGMSCAACSARVEKAVSKVPGVTSCSVSLLTNSMGVEGTAAPQEIIRAVENAGYGAAEKKRGGAETAGAAEAMPQEDMLKDRETPLLKKRLVASVGFLAVLMYFSMGHMMWGWPLPAFFEGNHVAMGLVQLLLAVVIMVINQKFFISGFKSLWHRAPNMDTLVALGATAAFGYSTYALFAMTDAQVRGDMDGVMRYMHEFYFESAAMILTLITVGKMLESRSKGKTTDALKSLMSLAPKTATIVRDGVEQEVPVAQVKKGDVFVVRPGENIPVDGIILEGSSAVNEAALTGESIPVDKAPGDEVSAATVNQSGFLKCEAARVGEDTTLSQIIQMVSDAAATKAPIAKIADKVSGVFVPTVIGIAIVTLIVWLAAGKPVGFALARAISVLVISCPCALGLATPVAIMVGNGMGAKNGIMFKTAVSLEETGKMQIVALDKTGTITSGEPRVTDVLPAEGVPAEKLLHAAGILEQKSEHPLAKAVLAYVKEQAGAKAQSGGKRASAAGGASGGADGLEDMLTDFMALPGNGLTGVRDGRRLYGGNLIFIEQHVKVPDAMKRQAEQLAMQGKTPLFFAKDEKLLGVIAVADVIKEDSPRAVAELQNMGIYVVMLTGDNERTAQAIGKEAGVDEVIAGVLPDGKEQVVRELQKKGKVVMVGDGINDAPALTRADIGMAIGAGTDIAIDAADVVLMKSRLSDVPAAIRLSRATLRNIHENLFWAFFYNIIGIPLAAGVWIPLFGWQLNPMFGAAAMSLSSFCVVTNALRLNLFRMYDVGKDRRIKNAVTGQTAAAAAKEPDDALEKKSETNQKKENETMKKTMKINGMMCGHCEARVKKALEAVEGVQEAVVSHEAGNAVVTLSSDVADEVLKKAVEDQDYEVVSVES; encoded by the coding sequence ATGAAGCAATATACAGTGACGGGAATGAGCTGTGCGGCGTGCAGCGCGCGCGTGGAAAAAGCAGTGTCGAAGGTGCCGGGTGTGACATCCTGCTCGGTGAGTCTTCTGACGAATTCCATGGGTGTCGAGGGAACCGCGGCGCCGCAGGAGATCATCCGGGCGGTTGAGAACGCCGGATACGGCGCTGCCGAGAAGAAGCGGGGCGGCGCGGAAACCGCGGGAGCGGCGGAGGCGATGCCGCAGGAAGATATGTTAAAGGATCGGGAGACGCCTCTTTTAAAAAAGAGACTGGTGGCTTCGGTAGGTTTTCTGGCAGTGCTGATGTATTTTTCCATGGGACACATGATGTGGGGATGGCCGCTGCCGGCGTTCTTTGAAGGAAACCATGTGGCGATGGGGCTGGTACAGCTTTTGCTGGCGGTGGTGATCATGGTCATCAACCAGAAGTTCTTTATCAGCGGATTCAAGAGTCTCTGGCACAGGGCACCGAATATGGATACACTCGTAGCGCTGGGGGCAACGGCGGCGTTCGGTTACAGTACCTACGCACTCTTTGCAATGACCGATGCGCAGGTGCGCGGCGATATGGACGGGGTCATGCGCTATATGCACGAGTTCTACTTTGAATCGGCGGCGATGATTTTGACGCTGATCACGGTCGGAAAAATGCTCGAGTCGCGGTCAAAAGGCAAGACGACCGATGCGCTCAAGAGCCTGATGAGCCTGGCACCGAAGACAGCCACCATCGTGCGTGACGGTGTGGAACAGGAGGTTCCGGTCGCGCAGGTCAAAAAGGGAGACGTCTTCGTGGTGCGCCCGGGGGAGAACATACCCGTGGACGGTATCATCCTCGAGGGCAGCAGTGCCGTGAATGAGGCGGCGCTGACCGGCGAGAGCATACCGGTGGACAAGGCGCCAGGAGATGAAGTCTCCGCGGCGACCGTGAACCAGTCCGGCTTTTTAAAATGCGAGGCGGCGCGAGTCGGCGAGGATACAACCTTATCCCAGATCATCCAGATGGTCAGCGATGCCGCGGCGACCAAGGCGCCGATTGCCAAGATTGCCGATAAGGTATCGGGCGTATTTGTACCGACGGTCATTGGAATTGCGATCGTGACACTGATTGTGTGGCTAGCTGCCGGAAAGCCGGTCGGCTTTGCGCTGGCGAGAGCGATCTCTGTTCTGGTCATCAGCTGCCCGTGTGCGCTCGGACTTGCCACTCCGGTAGCCATCATGGTCGGAAACGGCATGGGTGCTAAGAACGGTATTATGTTCAAGACGGCAGTCTCTCTGGAGGAGACCGGAAAAATGCAGATTGTAGCGCTCGATAAGACCGGAACCATCACGAGCGGAGAGCCACGGGTTACGGATGTCCTTCCGGCGGAAGGCGTTCCGGCGGAGAAGCTGCTGCATGCGGCAGGGATTCTGGAGCAGAAGAGCGAGCATCCGCTTGCAAAGGCCGTTCTTGCCTATGTGAAGGAGCAGGCCGGGGCAAAGGCGCAGTCCGGCGGGAAGAGGGCGTCTGCGGCAGGCGGAGCATCTGGCGGAGCGGACGGCCTAGAAGATATGCTGACCGATTTCATGGCGCTTCCGGGCAATGGTCTGACCGGTGTGCGGGATGGAAGACGGCTTTACGGCGGCAATCTCATCTTTATCGAGCAGCACGTGAAGGTGCCCGATGCCATGAAGCGGCAGGCAGAGCAGCTCGCCATGCAGGGCAAGACGCCGCTGTTTTTTGCAAAGGATGAGAAGCTGCTCGGCGTAATCGCCGTGGCGGATGTCATCAAGGAGGACAGCCCGCGTGCGGTGGCAGAACTGCAGAACATGGGAATCTATGTGGTGATGCTGACCGGCGACAATGAGCGGACGGCGCAGGCGATCGGAAAAGAGGCAGGCGTGGACGAGGTGATCGCCGGCGTGCTTCCGGACGGCAAGGAGCAGGTGGTAAGAGAACTGCAGAAAAAGGGCAAAGTGGTCATGGTCGGCGATGGAATCAATGACGCGCCGGCGCTTACAAGGGCGGATATCGGAATGGCGATCGGCGCCGGAACGGATATTGCCATTGATGCCGCGGATGTCGTGCTGATGAAGAGCCGCCTGTCGGATGTGCCTGCGGCAATCCGCTTGAGCCGCGCAACCCTGCGCAATATTCATGAAAATCTGTTCTGGGCATTTTTCTACAATATTATCGGCATTCCTCTTGCGGCAGGCGTGTGGATTCCGCTGTTCGGCTGGCAGTTAAACCCGATGTTCGGTGCGGCAGCCATGAGCTTATCCAGTTTCTGTGTTGTGACCAACGCGCTGCGCCTGAATCTGTTCCGGATGTATGACGTCGGAAAAGACCGCAGGATCAAAAATGCGGTGACAGGGCAGACCGCCGCAGCTGCGGCGAAGGAGCCGGATGACGCTTTGGAGAAGAAATCAGAAACAAATCAAAAAAAGGAGAATGAGACAATGAAAAAGACAATGAAGATTAACGGTATGATGTGTGGACACTGTGAGGCGAGAGTCAAGAAGGCACTCGAAGCGGTAGAAGGCGTGCAGGAGGCTGTAGTCAGCCACGAGGCAGGAAACGCGGTTGTGACGCTTAGCAGCGACGTGGCGGATGAGGTCTTAAAGAAGGCGGTTGAGGATCAGGATTACGAGGTGGTTTCTGTCGAATCCTAG
- a CDS encoding HD domain-containing phosphohydrolase: protein MRYVPLREAEPGMVLAADLYDSVGRTLIGCHCELTESYLEKLEAYGFDGIYIEDKLSEGITIESVITPQLRQEGQERIRACDIDGCKLIARRMVEEILSCGNVSLDLTDLRSYDDYTYAHSVNVAVYCGVIGMGMGMSEVELGHLVTAALLHDLGKLQIPDEILNKPGRLTQEEYLIMKSHATLSYQIISERWDISAHIKEAVLHHHENVDGSGYPDGLEGAQQTMFTRILHVADVYDALTSRRPYKEPYAPYEATEYLMGGCGIMFDREVVETLLKYVPLYPKGTMVTLSDGREAIIYENFGVHNLRPVVRLMDGELLDLSNEANYHITLRMKTESGFSTEEAEKERNEMIRPPVRCRIMVVDDMKTNLQMLRGILEPLYDVILMKSGHQALLYLKKHPAPDLVLMDIDMPEMDGIETAKRIMEMTDHTVPILFVTALCDRQTVTLCRNLDAAGYIVRPYKPVFVKTEIKRILMGRSEIE from the coding sequence ATGCGTTATGTACCACTCAGGGAGGCAGAACCGGGCATGGTTCTTGCAGCCGACCTTTATGATTCCGTCGGAAGAACGTTGATTGGCTGCCATTGCGAATTGACGGAGAGCTATCTGGAAAAACTGGAAGCTTACGGATTCGACGGTATATATATAGAAGATAAACTTTCAGAGGGCATCACGATTGAGAGTGTGATTACGCCGCAGTTAAGGCAGGAGGGACAGGAGCGCATCCGTGCCTGCGACATTGACGGATGTAAGTTGATTGCCAGACGCATGGTGGAGGAGATTTTATCCTGCGGAAATGTGTCTCTTGATCTTACGGACTTAAGAAGCTACGACGATTACACTTACGCACATTCTGTGAACGTGGCGGTATACTGCGGCGTCATTGGAATGGGTATGGGGATGAGTGAAGTGGAGCTGGGGCATCTTGTGACTGCGGCATTGCTTCATGACCTCGGAAAGCTGCAGATCCCGGATGAGATCTTAAACAAGCCGGGACGTCTGACACAGGAAGAATATCTGATTATGAAATCCCACGCAACACTGTCGTACCAGATTATCAGTGAGCGGTGGGATATTTCTGCGCATATCAAGGAGGCCGTGCTGCATCACCATGAAAATGTGGACGGAAGCGGATACCCGGACGGGCTGGAAGGCGCGCAGCAGACGATGTTTACCAGGATTCTGCACGTGGCGGATGTCTATGATGCACTTACGTCCAGGCGCCCGTACAAGGAGCCATACGCACCGTACGAGGCGACAGAGTATCTGATGGGCGGCTGCGGCATCATGTTTGACCGCGAGGTAGTGGAGACACTTCTAAAGTATGTGCCGCTCTATCCGAAGGGAACGATGGTTACGCTTTCCGATGGAAGAGAAGCCATCATCTATGAGAATTTTGGCGTACATAATTTAAGACCCGTAGTGCGTCTGATGGACGGGGAACTGTTGGATCTGTCCAACGAAGCGAACTACCATATTACATTGCGTATGAAGACGGAATCCGGCTTCTCCACGGAAGAGGCAGAAAAGGAGCGCAACGAGATGATACGCCCGCCGGTACGCTGCCGGATCATGGTTGTGGACGATATGAAGACGAATCTGCAGATGCTGCGTGGCATTTTAGAGCCGTTATATGATGTCATCCTGATGAAATCCGGTCACCAGGCATTGCTGTATTTGAAAAAACATCCGGCGCCGGATCTGGTGCTGATGGATATCGATATGCCGGAGATGGACGGTATCGAGACGGCCAAACGCATTATGGAGATGACGGATCACACGGTGCCGATCCTGTTCGTCACGGCGCTCTGCGACAGACAGACGGTCACGCTGTGCCGGAATCTGGACGCGGCAGGTTACATTGTAAGACCGTACAAGCCGGTCTTTGTCAAGACAGAGATCAAGAGGATTCTGATGGGGCGGAGTGAGATTGAATGA
- a CDS encoding hybrid sensor histidine kinase/response regulator, with product MILLVQIICLCYTLYVLQEYATSGAYSRQHRLLPLLVGLIGVYNFYQVVLTLTGQTELFGRLKDMLLIQVLYLILIYIMDFLKIHIPYGVQWIMFCVLLALNVIVFMRYRQPEIYHIYFRIYLIGCTAAIVAMGTYAYLRRSLTMHEHQIANLLYIVLLVNAAAMCAEKFFTIPGNLLMLAATTGVCGAVHYLIQTDQLMDTGELLRERLYDDSDTAVVLLDTNFYCVDANRSGRSLFAGPMQLYERNSRRHRGYMQEAEELAKSIQEGKKSREIEKNGQYYQCQCTPVYYSGRLRGYILGAWDITSPKKETQLMQALKGKAEMQTARKSDFLAQMSHDLKSPLHAIIGITDILSSRKELTASDRALLLHIKGAGNSLVEQVNAILDYSRIEAGKFELMAECYRLDQVLEEVAHMCVINLQSKRVWFEACIQGEFPEKMYGDAMRVREILQNLLANAVKFTEEGEIRCVITCEAIRDSSDVMVRCRVSDTGTGMTSEQLRQGFDSYVSYAAESGQSGNGLGLSIVKELANRMGGSVRAESNGTRGTTITVEIRQKVCGSTLHDAVCYTTDSLLRESVVYTERIQPTWIYPGAHVLLADDMRINQEIFQELAAPWRFTLDVVRNGKEAVEAAARKEYQLIFLDQRMPEKNGDEAAKEIRQFCDIPMVLMTADITAELKHRNRRPEFTAYLDKPIDVSELKKVIETYLPVAERRDFLLHAQMNHGAYRRLLQTFLQETGSLAAELPGYVPEQLELFGTKVHGIKGASQQIGRQALSESAEIMEMAAKTENIRYMEKHMTEFLETIRHTLESVEDELKNLPQEIQGEGAATAEDIPEEKQQILAQLREAFDACDLNGIEQGLSRFARAHLTAEERELLTELHAAYENLDYEEGSELLSGRML from the coding sequence ATGATATTATTGGTTCAGATAATATGTCTTTGTTATACGCTGTATGTACTGCAGGAATATGCCACTTCCGGTGCATATTCCAGACAGCACAGGCTGCTGCCGCTGCTGGTCGGACTGATCGGTGTATATAATTTCTATCAGGTTGTCCTTACGCTCACCGGACAGACAGAATTGTTCGGGCGTTTGAAGGACATGCTCTTAATTCAGGTGCTTTATCTGATTCTTATCTATATCATGGATTTTCTGAAAATCCATATCCCCTACGGGGTGCAGTGGATTATGTTTTGTGTGCTGCTCGCGCTGAATGTGATTGTTTTTATGCGCTACCGGCAGCCGGAAATCTATCACATTTATTTCAGAATTTACTTAATCGGATGTACGGCGGCGATCGTTGCAATGGGGACCTACGCCTATCTGCGCCGTTCCCTGACCATGCATGAGCATCAGATTGCCAATCTGCTCTATATTGTGCTGCTCGTGAATGCAGCAGCGATGTGCGCGGAAAAGTTTTTTACTATTCCGGGCAATCTTCTGATGCTGGCAGCTACAACTGGTGTCTGCGGTGCGGTTCATTATCTGATCCAGACGGATCAGCTGATGGATACGGGCGAGCTTCTGCGCGAGCGGCTGTACGATGACTCGGATACGGCAGTGGTACTGCTGGATACCAATTTTTATTGCGTTGATGCGAACCGCAGCGGCAGAAGTCTGTTTGCGGGTCCGATGCAGTTGTATGAGAGAAACAGCCGCAGGCACCGCGGATACATGCAGGAGGCGGAGGAGCTGGCGAAGTCCATACAGGAGGGAAAAAAGAGCCGGGAGATCGAGAAGAACGGACAGTATTATCAGTGTCAGTGTACGCCGGTGTACTATTCAGGGAGGCTTCGTGGATATATTCTCGGTGCCTGGGATATTACCAGCCCGAAAAAAGAGACGCAGTTGATGCAGGCATTAAAGGGAAAAGCAGAGATGCAGACGGCGCGGAAAAGTGATTTCCTCGCGCAGATGAGCCATGACCTGAAAAGCCCGCTGCACGCCATCATCGGAATCACGGATATTTTAAGCAGCCGCAAGGAACTCACGGCAAGTGACCGTGCACTCCTGCTTCACATCAAGGGAGCTGGGAACAGCCTTGTGGAACAGGTGAATGCGATTCTTGACTATTCCAGAATTGAGGCAGGAAAGTTCGAGCTGATGGCGGAGTGCTACCGGCTGGATCAGGTGCTCGAGGAGGTGGCACACATGTGTGTCATCAATCTGCAGTCGAAGAGGGTGTGGTTTGAGGCCTGTATACAGGGAGAATTCCCGGAGAAAATGTATGGGGATGCCATGCGCGTCCGGGAAATTTTGCAGAATCTGCTCGCAAATGCGGTCAAGTTCACAGAGGAGGGCGAGATCCGCTGTGTGATTACCTGTGAGGCAATCCGGGATTCCTCGGATGTGATGGTCCGCTGCAGGGTGTCGGACACCGGCACCGGAATGACAAGCGAACAGCTGCGGCAGGGATTTGATTCTTATGTGAGCTATGCGGCAGAGAGCGGACAGTCGGGAAACGGACTGGGACTTAGCATTGTAAAGGAACTTGCAAACCGTATGGGAGGCAGTGTCCGCGCCGAGAGCAACGGCACCAGGGGAACCACGATTACCGTGGAAATCCGGCAGAAGGTGTGCGGAAGCACCCTGCATGATGCGGTGTGCTATACGACGGACAGTCTGCTGCGCGAGTCAGTGGTCTATACGGAGCGGATCCAGCCGACATGGATCTATCCGGGGGCACATGTTCTGCTCGCGGATGATATGCGGATCAATCAGGAGATTTTCCAGGAACTCGCAGCGCCGTGGCGGTTTACACTGGATGTTGTGCGCAACGGAAAGGAGGCTGTGGAGGCGGCAGCGCGGAAGGAGTATCAGCTGATTTTTCTGGATCAGAGGATGCCGGAAAAAAATGGCGATGAAGCGGCGAAGGAGATCCGCCAGTTTTGCGATATCCCAATGGTACTTATGACTGCTGATATTACCGCGGAGTTAAAGCATCGGAATCGCAGACCGGAATTTACGGCGTATCTGGACAAGCCGATCGATGTGTCAGAGCTAAAGAAAGTGATTGAGACTTATCTGCCTGTCGCAGAGCGCAGGGATTTCCTGCTTCACGCGCAGATGAACCATGGGGCATACCGCCGTCTCTTGCAGACGTTTTTGCAGGAGACGGGATCGCTTGCAGCAGAACTGCCGGGCTATGTGCCGGAGCAGCTGGAGCTTTTCGGAACGAAAGTGCACGGAATCAAGGGCGCCAGCCAGCAGATCGGCAGACAGGCGTTAAGCGAGAGCGCAGAAATCATGGAAATGGCGGCAAAGACAGAAAATATCCGATACATGGAAAAGCATATGACAGAGTTTTTGGAGACGATCCGGCACACGTTAGAGAGTGTCGAGGATGAATTAAAGAATCTGCCGCAGGAGATACAGGGGGAAGGCGCAGCCACGGCAGAGGACATACCGGAGGAAAAGCAGCAGATTCTGGCGCAGCTTAGGGAAGCTTTTGATGCGTGTGATTTAAACGGGATTGAGCAGGGACTTTCCCGGTTTGCGCGTGCCCATCTGACAGCGGAGGAACGGGAACTGTTGACAGAACTGCATGCGGCATATGAGAACCTGGATTACGAAGAGGGAAGCGAACTGCTTTCCGGCCGGATGCTGTGA